The proteins below come from a single Anaerolineae bacterium genomic window:
- a CDS encoding mannitol-1-phosphate 5-dehydrogenase: MRAEPLSVVFGAGNVGRGFLGQLLTESGYRVLFVDVVEPLVRALAERGRYTLQLVTDSEVEELEISGVSAVMAGETEEVAQAIAGCDLAATAVGVPALPKVAPVIAAGLERRRREGGGPLNLIVCENLRNAPDVFADMLREHLSPEGRAYLEEQVGLVDAVIARMVPLIPPEISREDPSFIMAEPYKVLPVNRARFKGEIPRVVGMEPRDNFAAYVDQKLFTHNAGHAMIAYLGYLNDYEYGYEALDDPLVAELTEQALEESSEALIRRHGLNPSEQYALVEDLMRRFRNHRLGDTIFRLGRDPIRKLGPNDRLAGAARLVVETAGRPEALAWGIAAALLFDPPEDESARRLQAMLRDAPVSQVLYEVSGIEPGSQLSEMVTDRYQSLSNGAWPEISGVSD, translated from the coding sequence ATGAGAGCCGAGCCGCTGAGCGTGGTGTTCGGCGCCGGGAACGTCGGACGCGGCTTCCTGGGCCAACTGCTGACTGAGTCCGGCTATAGGGTGCTGTTTGTGGACGTGGTGGAGCCGCTGGTGCGAGCGCTGGCCGAGCGGGGCCGCTATACGTTGCAGTTGGTGACGGACTCAGAGGTGGAGGAGCTGGAGATCTCCGGCGTGAGCGCTGTGATGGCCGGAGAGACGGAAGAGGTGGCCCAGGCGATCGCTGGGTGCGACCTGGCGGCCACCGCGGTGGGCGTGCCCGCCCTGCCCAAGGTAGCGCCGGTGATAGCGGCGGGGTTGGAGCGCCGTCGGCGAGAAGGGGGCGGTCCCCTCAATCTCATTGTGTGCGAGAACCTGAGGAACGCCCCGGACGTGTTCGCGGACATGCTGCGGGAGCACCTCTCGCCGGAGGGTCGAGCCTATCTGGAAGAACAGGTAGGGCTGGTGGACGCCGTGATCGCCCGCATGGTTCCGTTGATTCCGCCCGAGATCAGTCGGGAGGACCCCTCCTTCATCATGGCCGAGCCGTACAAGGTTCTGCCAGTCAATCGGGCGCGGTTCAAGGGCGAGATCCCCCGGGTGGTGGGGATGGAGCCGCGGGACAACTTCGCTGCCTACGTGGACCAGAAGCTCTTCACTCACAACGCTGGCCACGCGATGATCGCCTACCTGGGCTACCTCAACGACTACGAGTACGGGTACGAGGCCCTCGATGACCCGCTGGTGGCCGAGCTGACCGAGCAGGCGCTGGAGGAATCGAGCGAGGCCCTCATTCGAAGGCATGGGCTCAACCCCTCGGAGCAGTACGCTTTGGTGGAGGACCTGATGCGCCGCTTCCGCAACCACCGACTGGGAGACACCATCTTCCGGCTGGGGCGGGACCCTATCCGCAAGCTGGGCCCGAACGACCGATTGGCAGGCGCGGCGCGGCTGGTGGTAGAGACGGCCGGCCGGCCGGAGGCGCTGGCATGGGGCATAGCGGCGGCGCTGCTATTCGACCCGCCCGAGGACGAGAGCGCTCGTCGCCTTCAGGCTATGTTGCGGGACGCTCCCGTCTCTCAGGTGCTATACGAGGTAAGCGGGATTGAGCCGGGTAGCCAGCTGAGCGAAATGGTGACGGATCGTTACCAGTCGCTCTCCAACGGCGCCTGGCCTGAGATATCGGGCGTCAGCGACTGA
- a CDS encoding glycosyltransferase produces MQGGLGDFSRCLTQALADEGCAVTVLAPAEAVPRDPTWPFEVRAEARGWGLRDLDRIRRLASEYDVLNLQYQAAAYGMRLPVHLLPLFSRGTPLVTTFHDLRVPYLFPKAGPLRQWSVRGLLRGSCAAILTNEEDLARARIMAPRGNLHLVRIGSNVSPVSVTPERRRQFREALGVPQEATLACYFAFLNVTKGGLDLVRAVARAREMGDDVRLLFIGGDVGASDPTNAAYAREVFQEVDRLGLQRWVSRTGFLEPEGVSVAFAASDLCVLPFRDGASYRRGSLMAALAHGVPTITTQPAVPVAGLSEGENVRLVAPGDVEGLAEALLELSRNPEERRRLGEAARRLSRQFQWPDIARRTIEVYESVQLISPQRAQRPRRKDKG; encoded by the coding sequence ATGCAGGGGGGCCTGGGCGACTTCTCGCGCTGTCTGACTCAGGCCCTGGCGGACGAGGGTTGCGCCGTTACCGTCTTGGCGCCCGCTGAGGCCGTGCCTCGTGACCCGACGTGGCCCTTCGAGGTGCGGGCGGAGGCGCGCGGCTGGGGTCTGCGCGACCTGGATCGGATTAGGCGTCTCGCCTCAGAGTACGACGTCCTCAACCTGCAGTATCAGGCGGCCGCATACGGCATGAGGCTGCCCGTTCACCTCCTTCCTCTCTTCTCCCGAGGGACCCCGCTGGTGACCACCTTCCACGACCTGCGGGTGCCCTATCTCTTTCCCAAGGCGGGACCGCTGCGGCAGTGGTCCGTTCGGGGGCTGCTTCGGGGCAGTTGCGCCGCCATCCTCACAAACGAGGAGGACCTGGCTCGAGCTCGCATCATGGCGCCACGCGGCAACCTACACCTGGTCCGGATCGGGAGTAACGTGTCCCCCGTATCGGTGACACCGGAGCGGCGGCGGCAGTTCCGAGAGGCGCTCGGGGTGCCGCAGGAAGCCACGCTGGCGTGCTACTTCGCCTTCCTAAACGTCACCAAGGGGGGCTTGGACCTGGTGCGGGCGGTGGCGCGAGCGCGGGAGATGGGTGACGACGTCCGCCTGCTGTTCATCGGCGGGGACGTGGGAGCCTCCGATCCCACCAATGCCGCGTACGCCCGCGAGGTGTTCCAGGAGGTTGACCGGTTGGGCCTGCAGAGGTGGGTGTCCCGGACCGGGTTTCTGGAGCCGGAGGGGGTCTCTGTAGCTTTCGCGGCGAGCGACCTGTGCGTGCTGCCTTTCCGAGACGGGGCCTCCTACCGCCGGGGCAGCCTGATGGCGGCCCTGGCGCACGGCGTGCCCACCATCACCACCCAGCCGGCCGTCCCGGTCGCCGGACTCTCCGAAGGAGAGAACGTGCGGCTGGTGGCGCCCGGGGACGTAGAAGGGCTGGCCGAGGCGCTGCTGGAGCTATCTCGGAACCCGGAGGAGCGTCGCCGCCTGGGGGAGGCGGCTAGGCGGCTGTCGCGGCAGTTCCAATGGCCGGACATCGCTCGCCGGACGATAGAGGTCTACGAGAGCGTTCAGCTGATCTCGCCGCAGAGAGCGCAGAGGCCACGGAGGAAGGACAAGGGGTGA
- a CDS encoding dehydrogenase, with translation MSERPAGADVASVALPSKDELMTMLRQMWEIRIFEDTVYDLLGRDLIKGASHLYAGEEAVAVGAMSAIGENDLITSTHRGHGHCHAHGDKHAKGPQAKQEHLNRMMAELCGRATGYCRGRGGSMHIADVSKGNLGATGIVGGNIPVATGAGLSVKMRGTDQVVLCFFGDGASNTGNFHESLNMASTWKLPVVYVVENNLYGMSVPFCNAAACPDVARRAAAYEMPGVIVDGMDVLAVREAVAEAVERARRGEGPSLIEAKTYRYYGHSRSDPRAYRTKEEEQAWRERDPIQRLRRLLLEEGIATQEELDEVEQRAQEAIDKAVEFALASPMPSPDELYQDVYAPLTYPPEVLQRDAELRARVHRGEGGRVITYGQALNEALREEMKRDERVFIMGEDVGLYGGAYAVTKGLFQEFGPERVRDTAISEAAIGGAGVGAAMSGMRPVIEIMYVDFTPLAMDQLANQGAKNRYMFGGKTTVPLVVRTEGGAGRSIAAHHSQSLEALWVHFPGIYVVMPCTPYDAKGLLKAAIRQDNPVMFIEHKMLYRVQGPVPEEDYIVPLGVADVKREGTDATVVAYSRMLHTALQAAEQLAADGVSVEVIDPRSLKPLDLDTIVDSVKKTGRLVVVTEAYKTGAFTSELVTLVNEAAFDWLDAPIERVCGADVPVPMAESLEDAAIPNADRIAAAIRKVIR, from the coding sequence ATGAGCGAAAGACCCGCCGGTGCCGACGTGGCCAGTGTGGCTCTGCCCTCCAAGGATGAGCTCATGACCATGCTGCGGCAGATGTGGGAAATCCGGATCTTCGAAGACACGGTCTACGATTTGCTGGGCCGGGACCTGATCAAGGGCGCTTCGCACCTGTACGCGGGTGAAGAGGCGGTGGCGGTGGGCGCCATGTCCGCCATTGGCGAGAATGACCTCATCACTAGCACCCATCGGGGGCACGGTCACTGCCACGCCCACGGCGACAAGCACGCTAAGGGCCCGCAGGCCAAGCAGGAGCACCTGAACCGCATGATGGCCGAGCTGTGTGGGCGGGCCACCGGCTACTGCCGGGGTCGCGGGGGGTCCATGCACATCGCCGACGTGTCTAAGGGCAACCTGGGTGCCACTGGCATCGTGGGGGGCAACATACCAGTGGCTACGGGAGCCGGGTTGTCGGTGAAGATGCGAGGGACGGACCAGGTGGTGCTGTGCTTCTTCGGCGACGGTGCCTCCAACACGGGCAACTTCCACGAGTCTCTCAACATGGCCTCCACCTGGAAGCTACCGGTGGTGTATGTGGTGGAGAACAACCTGTACGGTATGTCCGTCCCCTTCTGCAACGCCGCCGCCTGCCCCGACGTGGCTCGCCGGGCGGCCGCGTACGAGATGCCCGGGGTGATCGTCGACGGGATGGACGTGCTGGCGGTTAGGGAAGCGGTGGCTGAAGCCGTGGAGCGCGCCCGCCGGGGCGAGGGACCCAGCCTCATCGAGGCCAAGACCTACCGCTACTACGGACACTCGCGCAGCGACCCGCGTGCCTACCGTACCAAGGAAGAGGAGCAAGCCTGGCGGGAGCGTGACCCCATCCAGCGCCTGAGGCGACTCCTCCTGGAGGAGGGCATCGCCACGCAGGAGGAGCTGGACGAGGTGGAGCAGCGGGCTCAGGAGGCCATTGACAAAGCCGTCGAGTTCGCTCTAGCCAGCCCCATGCCCTCACCGGACGAGCTGTACCAGGACGTCTACGCCCCTCTGACCTACCCGCCCGAGGTCCTGCAGCGCGACGCCGAGCTGCGGGCTCGGGTGCACCGGGGCGAGGGGGGGCGAGTCATCACCTACGGCCAGGCGCTCAATGAGGCCTTGCGGGAAGAGATGAAGCGCGACGAGCGAGTCTTCATCATGGGAGAGGACGTGGGCCTCTACGGAGGCGCCTACGCCGTCACTAAGGGGCTGTTCCAGGAGTTCGGCCCTGAACGGGTCCGCGACACCGCCATTTCCGAGGCGGCCATCGGTGGCGCCGGCGTGGGAGCGGCCATGTCGGGGATGCGACCGGTGATCGAGATCATGTACGTGGACTTCACTCCTCTGGCCATGGACCAGTTGGCCAACCAGGGGGCCAAAAACCGCTACATGTTCGGGGGGAAGACTACCGTGCCCCTGGTGGTGCGGACAGAAGGTGGCGCCGGCCGCAGCATCGCCGCCCACCACTCGCAGAGCTTAGAAGCGCTCTGGGTGCACTTCCCCGGCATCTATGTGGTCATGCCCTGCACCCCCTACGATGCCAAGGGACTGCTCAAGGCGGCCATCCGACAGGACAACCCCGTCATGTTTATCGAACACAAGATGCTCTACCGGGTGCAGGGCCCGGTGCCTGAAGAGGATTACATCGTGCCGCTGGGGGTGGCCGACGTTAAGCGGGAGGGGACGGACGCCACCGTGGTGGCCTATTCCCGCATGCTGCACACGGCCCTGCAGGCTGCCGAGCAGTTAGCAGCGGACGGGGTGAGCGTCGAAGTGATCGACCCACGCAGCCTAAAGCCGCTCGACCTGGACACCATCGTGGACTCAGTGAAGAAGACGGGCCGGTTGGTGGTGGTGACGGAGGCCTACAAGACCGGGGCCTTCACCAGCGAACTGGTAACCCTGGTCAACGAAGCGGCTTTCGATTGGCTGGACGCTCCCATCGAGCGGGTGTGCGGTGCTGACGTGCCCGTGCCCATGGCCGAGTCGCTCGAGGACGCGGCCATTCCCAACGCGGACCGAATCGCCGCGGCCATCCGCAAGGTGATCCGCTAG
- a CDS encoding 2-oxo acid dehydrogenase subunit E2 yields the protein MATEVIMPKLGQTMEKGTITEWLVKEGQPVRRGEPLFKIESDKAVLDVNAPATGVLRKILVPKGGSAPILSRVGVIAREDEDIAALVGEASPGGAASKAERAPEVEAAPAAGPQEAAAERPAGERVVASPRARRLARLEGVDLAAVTGSGPEGRIVERDVQAYLESLPRVTPAAREAARSLGVELTSLPRPQAGDRLTREDILRTVEPVRAAGDGGPERPKPEEERQPLTGVRALIAERMVASVHTTAAYTLTTEADATALVAWRERLKARARAGERVPTYNDLLVRLLARALVEYPDLNAHLEGDEIVRSGSVNVGLAVDTERGLVVPVLRDAQRLTLSEIAEGSAELVAKARAGQLTPDDMSGGTFTISNLGMFEIDVFTPIINVPEVAILGVGRIAERPMVHQGAIVARPTVVLSLTADHRLVDGAPGARFLQRVKQLVEDPLLAL from the coding sequence ATGGCCACGGAAGTCATCATGCCCAAGCTGGGCCAGACCATGGAGAAGGGCACCATCACCGAGTGGCTGGTGAAGGAAGGCCAGCCGGTTCGCCGGGGAGAGCCGCTGTTCAAGATCGAGTCGGACAAGGCGGTCCTGGATGTCAACGCTCCGGCCACCGGTGTCTTGCGCAAGATACTGGTGCCGAAGGGCGGGTCGGCGCCCATTCTCTCCCGCGTGGGAGTGATCGCCCGGGAGGACGAGGACATCGCAGCTCTTGTGGGGGAGGCGTCGCCCGGCGGTGCTGCGTCCAAGGCAGAGCGCGCCCCGGAAGTGGAGGCGGCACCGGCGGCGGGGCCCCAGGAGGCAGCGGCGGAGCGGCCGGCTGGGGAGCGGGTGGTCGCCTCTCCCCGAGCTCGACGACTGGCGCGGCTAGAAGGAGTGGACCTGGCTGCCGTCACCGGCAGCGGCCCGGAGGGCCGCATCGTGGAGAGGGACGTCCAGGCGTACCTGGAGAGCCTGCCTCGCGTGACGCCCGCGGCCCGGGAGGCGGCTCGATCCTTGGGAGTGGAGCTGACCTCCTTGCCTCGCCCGCAGGCCGGAGACCGCCTGACGCGAGAGGACATTCTGCGCACCGTGGAGCCGGTGCGCGCGGCCGGGGATGGCGGCCCCGAGAGGCCGAAGCCGGAGGAGGAACGGCAGCCGCTGACCGGAGTGCGCGCACTGATTGCGGAGAGGATGGTGGCCAGCGTGCACACCACGGCGGCTTACACCCTCACCACCGAGGCTGATGCTACGGCCCTGGTGGCCTGGCGCGAGAGGCTAAAGGCGCGAGCGCGGGCGGGCGAGCGCGTTCCGACATACAACGATCTGTTAGTACGGCTGCTGGCGCGGGCTCTGGTGGAGTACCCTGACCTGAACGCCCACCTCGAGGGCGATGAGATCGTCCGTTCGGGCTCGGTGAACGTGGGCCTGGCGGTGGACACTGAACGGGGGCTGGTAGTGCCCGTGCTGCGTGACGCTCAGCGGCTGACCCTGAGCGAGATCGCCGAGGGCAGCGCCGAGTTGGTGGCGAAGGCCCGGGCGGGGCAGCTCACCCCGGATGATATGTCGGGGGGTACGTTTACCATCTCTAACCTGGGCATGTTCGAGATAGACGTGTTCACTCCCATCATCAACGTGCCTGAGGTGGCCATCCTGGGGGTGGGCCGGATCGCCGAGCGACCCATGGTACACCAGGGCGCCATCGTGGCGCGTCCCACGGTGGTGCTCAGTCTCACGGCGGACCATCGGCTGGTGGATGGGGCGCCGGGGGCGCGGTTCCTCCAGCGGGTGAAGCAATTGGTGGAGGATCCGCTGCTGGCGCTGTAA